The uncultured Subdoligranulum sp. genomic sequence TGGCCAAGCAGATGGAAAGGAGGCTCAACCGTGGCCGTGAATAAAAATAACGTCAAGATCCATGTCTCCCACCTGAAGAAGAACTTCGGCAACCTGGAAGTGCTCAAGGATGTCTCCACCGATATCTGCGAGGGCGAAGTGGTGGTCATCCTGGGCCCCTCCGGCTCCGGCAAATCCACCTTCCTGCGCTGCCTCAACCGCCTGGAGGAGATCACCGGCGGCGAAGTCGTGGTGGACGGCCACGATCTCACCGACAAGAAAACCAACATCAACAAGGTCCGCGAAAACGTGGGCATGGTGTTCCAGCATTTCAACCTGTTCAACAACCTCAACGTCATGGGCAACATGATGCTGGCCCCCACCGAGCTGAAAAAGGCCACCAAGGCCGAGGCCCGGGCAAATGCCCTCAAGCTGCTCAACCGGGTGGGCCTGGCCGACAAGGCCGAAGCCTATCCGGCCCAGCTGTCGGGCGGCCAGAAACAGCGCGTGGCCATCGCCCGCGCCCTGGCCATGAACCCCGATATCATGCTCTTCGACGAACCCACCTCGGCCCTTGACCCTGAAATGGTGGGCGAGGTGCTCCAGGTCATGAAGCAGCTGGCCAGCGAGGGCATGACCATGGTGGTGGTCACCCATGAGATCGGCTTCGCCCGTGAAGTGGCCAGCCGGGTCATCTTCATGGAGGGCGGCTACATCGTGGAGGAGGGGACCCCCGACGAGGTCATCAACCATCCCAAGCAGCCCCGTACCATCGATTTCCTCAGCAAGGTGCTGTGATTTTCCGGCAGGAGGGGCGGTTTTTGTCACCCTCCTGCCGCTTTTTTGCCGTTTTCCCTTGCGCAAACGGTGTTTTTGCGGTACTATTAAAAAATACCGTTGCTTTACTGCTTTAGGACAGTAAAGATAGAGTGCGGAAAAACGGGATTCATCAGGGAGGAGTACTACTCATGAAAAAACTCATCAGTCTTTTGCTGGCCGCCGGTATGACCGCCAGCCTGGCCGCCTGCGGCTCCACCGCCGCTTCCACTTCCTCGGAGGCCGCTTCCAGCGAGGCGTCCTCCGCCGCCAGCGAGGCCGCGTCCACTTCGGAAGCCGCCGAGGCCGAATCCACCGGCGAGAGCGACCTGCAGTACATCAAGGACAAGGGCAAGATGACCATTGGCTACACCGTCTACGCCCCCATGAACTACACCGACGAGAACGGCGAGTTCGTGGGCTTTGACACCGAGCTGGCCACCGCCGTCTGCGAGCAGCTGGGCGTGGAGCCGGAGTTCGTGGAGATCAACTGGGATACCAAGGTGGTGGAGTTGGACGCCAAGAGCATCGACTGCATCTGGAACGGTATGACCCTGACCGATGACATCATGGCCAACACCGCCTGCACCAAGCCCTACGCCAAGAACGCCCAGGTGGTGGTCATGAAGACGGGCAGCGGCTACACCTCCACCGCCGACCTGGTGGGCAAGACCGTGGTGGCCGAGGCCGGTTCCGCCGGTGAGACCACCATCCAGGAGGACGAGAACCTGTCCCAGGCTGACTACGTGAGCAAGAGCGTTCAGACCGACTGCCTGATGGAAGTGGCCGCCGGCACCGCCGATGCCGCCGTCCTGGACCTGACGCTGGCCTCCGCCATGATCGGCGAGGGCACCGACTACGCCGACCTGGAGATCGTGGATGAGCTCAACGCCGAGGAGTACGGCGTGGCCTTCCGCAAGGGCAGCGACGCGGCCGCCGCTGTGGATGAGGCCTTCGACGCCCTGAAAGCCGACGGCACCATGCAGGCCCTGGCCGACAAGTACGGCCTGACCCTGGCAGACTGATGGACGAGGCGCTGGTAATCTGGGGCCGCCTGACCGAATCCTTCTGGCTGAACTGCCAGCTCTTCGGCCTGACGCTGCTCTTTGCGGTGCCGCTGGGGCTCATCGTGGCCTTCGGGTCGATGAACCGGTTCGCACCCCTGCGCGGGGCGGTCAAAACCTTTGTGTGGATCATCCGCGGCACCCCGCTGATGCTCCAGATCCTTGTGATCTACCTGGGCCCCGGCCTGATGGGCTTTACCAGTCCCTGGCCGTCCGGGTCCAGCGGCCGTCTGGTGGCGGCC encodes the following:
- a CDS encoding amino acid ABC transporter ATP-binding protein; its protein translation is MAVNKNNVKIHVSHLKKNFGNLEVLKDVSTDICEGEVVVILGPSGSGKSTFLRCLNRLEEITGGEVVVDGHDLTDKKTNINKVRENVGMVFQHFNLFNNLNVMGNMMLAPTELKKATKAEARANALKLLNRVGLADKAEAYPAQLSGGQKQRVAIARALAMNPDIMLFDEPTSALDPEMVGEVLQVMKQLASEGMTMVVVTHEIGFAREVASRVIFMEGGYIVEEGTPDEVINHPKQPRTIDFLSKVL
- a CDS encoding transporter substrate-binding domain-containing protein translates to MKKLISLLLAAGMTASLAACGSTAASTSSEAASSEASSAASEAASTSEAAEAESTGESDLQYIKDKGKMTIGYTVYAPMNYTDENGEFVGFDTELATAVCEQLGVEPEFVEINWDTKVVELDAKSIDCIWNGMTLTDDIMANTACTKPYAKNAQVVVMKTGSGYTSTADLVGKTVVAEAGSAGETTIQEDENLSQADYVSKSVQTDCLMEVAAGTADAAVLDLTLASAMIGEGTDYADLEIVDELNAEEYGVAFRKGSDAAAAVDEAFDALKADGTMQALADKYGLTLAD